The following coding sequences lie in one Oryctolagus cuniculus chromosome 7, mOryCun1.1, whole genome shotgun sequence genomic window:
- the KRBA1 gene encoding protein KRBA1 isoform X8: protein MRSAGGGLGEVRGGSGCASPAPPLRPELPNPPPAPSRATAAVCPGAACGLGAGEGVWARAGNWVSRRAAGRLSPAMARQVTITFKDLAVRFSEEEWRLLEERQREFYREVMRENYETLVSVGTAELLPLSAFLSPMEPGRAIGGGERADKGQEPLARGGPQGGKPQHSLHLTALVQLVKEIPEFLFREVKGTVDSPESRGASLDGDGASSEAAAVAVDNCPLQSQLSCLPDSPSDWQSLATTPSGSSSSSGLLGDRGQGSPLPILKTETASGDCPLQGLLNCLKEIPEARGRHPNPSRARDPQPQEEPGAWKRTSGGPGHHQTPPPHPGPGSGSVLAVVKMEDSWTQSPPVPTSCQLTMQIPSLSTSRDTRGVRAPYWGPVAQAGRASSSPLEALEACLKGIPPSVSSLPQPLAASWSQSPQPGDPGSRKPELRPHGSHSEEVTKEPLLHLAPRGCVREGPARPSGPRGTPTGFSSASSTDGDLDFGSPVGNQGQWPRKGSPLGSSPLQGLENCLKEIPVPRPQPAWPCSSAADRGPRRMELRNWAADKEGLRGEACEPAHPGQGGGEVPARSLHLASPQAFSSSCIPACHQRGLKDHRTARPGPERWLQDGAPTRPSPLHCLETSLREILPVRPLRFACLAGPGPSPSPSSSSSLSSSDGEDLRLEPEVWQQPLQERDRLPSCRHPVPLSPSPGRAPAGSSGSSPGEAPGRTEPQSCSNVSAGGRAEEVTEGRSQLPEREDSNCQPGAPISAREGRVGRAAESPCPAPRLEKRPRPEAGEEPRGLEPEHRRPSITARTQGRLLPRGQPKPDSESPQPELPPLAAVSPALPAACHCGKPLQQELHNLGAALEEKLDRLATALAGLAQEVANMRTQVDRLGRRPRGPGSKGQAPWPWTLPQGPRWGHGLGRRHMPYWRQKGPTRPKPKILRVQTEGCRAGDSPGLPRGRVRLAPQLPSDASPAEPSGPNHSPPQQPVSSAPSCYAALTGHPPLRHTGGHQVPPPPLVPVALPPQVASPATSADAEPTRISSQPKELNGLLGGVQRALQEELWGGEHRDPRWGAH from the exons GTGACCATCACCTTCAAGGACTTGGCCGTGAGGTTCTCTGAGGAGGAGTGGCGGCtcctggaggagaggcagagggagttcTACCGAGAGGTGATGCGTGAGAACTACGAGACTCTGGTATCTGTGG GGACAGCTGAGCTGCTccccctctctgctttcctgtcACCTATGGAGCCTGGAAGAGCAATAGGGGGAGGGGAACGTGCTGATAAAGGACAAGAGCCTCTTGCTAGGGGAGGCCCCCAGG GAGGAAAACCCCAGCATAGCTTGCACCTTACGGCCCTGGTGCAGCTGGTGAAGGAGATTCCAGAGTTCTTGTTCAGAGAAGTCAAGGGTACTGTGGACAGCCCTGAGAGCCGAGGAGCCAGCCTGGATGGGGATGGAGCAAGTTCCGAAG CAGCAGCTGTGGCAGTAGACAACTGTCCTCTCCAAAGCCAGCTCAGCTGCCTTCCGGACAGCCCCAGTGATTGGCAGAGCCTGGCCACCACGCCCAGTGGCAGCTCATCCTCCAGTGGCCTCCTCGGAGACAGGGGGCAGGGAAGCCCCCTCCCCATCC TAAAAACGGAGACAGCATCAGGGGACTGTCCCCTCCAGGGCCTGCTGAACTGCCTGAAGGAGATCCCAGAGGCCCGGGGCAGGCATCCCAACCCCTCTCGAGCAAGGGACCCACAGCCGCAagaggagccaggggcctggaaaagGACTTCCGGAG GGCCTGGACATCACCAGACACCGCCTCCCCACCCTGGTCCTGGCTCTGGCAGTGTGCTCGCTGTGGTGAAGATGGAAGACAGCTGGACCCAGAGTCCGCCAGTGCCCACATCCTGCCAGCTTACCATGCAGATTCCCAGCCTCTCTACCTCCAGAGACACCAGAGGGGTCCGAGCACCCTACTGGGGCCCCGTGGCTCAAG CTGGCAGGGCCTCAAGCTCACCTCTGGAAGCCCTGGAGGCCTGTCTGAAGGGCATTCCCCCAAGTGTGTCGTCCCTTCCCCAGCCACTGGCCGCCTCTTGGTCCCAGAGCCCCCAACCAGGAGACCCTGGGTCTCGGAAGCCCGAGCTGCGTCCTCACGGATCACATAGTGAAG AGGTAACCAAGGAACCTCTTCTGCATCTGGCCCCACGGGGCTGTGTGAGAGAAGGCCCTGCCCGGCCCTCAGGCCCCCGAGGCACCCCCACCGGCTTCTCCTCTGCCAGCAGCACTGATGGGGACCTGGATTTTGGAAGCCCTGTGGGAAACCAGGGACAGTGGCCCAGGAAAG GAAGCCCACTGGGAAGCTCCCCACTCCAGGGTCTAGAGAACTGTCTCAAAGAAATACCtgtgcccaggccacagcctgcctggccctgctcctcagCAGCAGACAGGGGACCAAGGAGAATGGAACTCAGGAACTGGGCAGCAGACAAGGAAG GACTGAGGGGCGAGGCCTGTGAGCCAGCCCATcccgggcagggtgggggagaagTACCCGCCAGGAGCCTCCATCTGGCCAGCCCACAGGCCTTCTCTTCCAGCTGCATCCCTGCCTGCCACCAGCGAGGGCTCAAAGACCACAGGACCGCCAGGCCAGGACCTGAGAGGTGGCTCCAAGATG GGGCACCCACCAGACCCtccccactgcactgcctggagACCTCTCTGCGGGAGATCTTGCCAGTGAGGCCCTTGCGCTTTGCCTGCttggctggccctggccccagccccagccctagctccagctccagcctgagCAGCTCTGACGGAGAAGACCTGAGGCTGGAGCCTGAGGTCTGGCAGCAGCCCCTGCAGG AGAGGGACCGCCTTCCCAGCTGTAGGCATCCTGTCCCTTTGTCCCCAAGCCCTGGTAGGGCCCctgctggcagcagtggcagcagtCCTGGTGAAGCCCCTGGGAGAACAGAACCCCAAAGCTGCAGCAACGTCAGTGCAG GAGGAAGAGCAGAAGAGGTGACGGAAGGCAGGTCCCAGTtgccagagagagaagacagcaaCTGCCAGCCTGGTGCCCCCATCAGTGCCAGAGAAGGAAGAGTCGGAA GAGCAGCTGAaagtccctgccctgccccaaggCTAGAGAAAAGGCCCAGGCCTGAGGCTGGTGAAGAACCCAGGGGCCTGGAGCCTGAGCACAGAAGGCCCAGTATTACAG CCAGGACCCAAGGGAGgctgctccccaggggccagcccAAGCCAGACAGTGAGTCTccccagccagagctgccccctcTGGCAGCCGTCTCCCCTGCATTGCCAGCTGCGTGCCACTGTGGGAAGCCCTTGCAGCAGGAGCTGCACAACCTCGGTGCCGCCCTCGAGGAGAAGCTGGATCGGCTTGCTACGGCCCTGGCAGGCCTGGCTCAGGAAGTGGCCAACATGAGGACCCAAGTGGATCGGCTGGGGAGGCGCCCACGGGGCCCTGGGTCAAAGGGCCAGGCTCCCTGGCCATGGACCCTCCCCCAGGGACCGCGCTGGGGCCATGGCCTTGGTCGCAGACATATGCCCTACTGGAGACAGAAAGGCCCCACCAGGCCTAAACCAAAGATCCTCCGGGTGCAGACAGAAGGCTGCAGGGCTGGCGATTCCCCAGGACTCCCCCGTGGGAGGGTACGCCTGGCGCCTCAGCTACCTTCGGATGCTTCCCCTGCAGAGCCTTCTGGGCCCAACCACAGCCCACCCCAGCAGCCTGTCTCCTCAGCACCCAGCTGCTATGCTGCGCTGACTGGGCACCCTCCCCTCAGACATACTGGGGGCCaccaggtgccccctccccctttAGTGCCTGTTGCCTTacctccccaggtggcctctcCTGCCACCAGTGCAGATGCAGAACCAACCAGGATCTCAAGCCAGCCCAAGGAGCTGAACGGCCTGCTGGGGGGTGTACAGAGAGCCCTCCAGGAGGAGCTGTGGGGTGGTGAGCATAGGGACCCACGGTGGGGGGCTCATTAA
- the KRBA1 gene encoding protein KRBA1 isoform X7 produces MRSAGGGLGEVRGGSGCASPAPPLRPELPNPPPAPSRATAAVCPGAACGLGAGEGVWARAGNWVSRRAAGRLSPAMARQVTITFKDLAVRFSEEEWRLLEERQREFYREVMRENYETLVSVGTAELLPLSAFLSPMEPGRAIGGGERADKGQEPLARGGPQGGKPQHSLHLTALVQLVKEIPEFLFREVKGTVDSPESRGASLDGDGASSEAAAVAVDNCPLQSQLSCLPDSPSDWQSLATTPSGSSSSSGLLGDRGQGSPLPIQTVNKPWSTGKASPGSPTGEPSPPTCSPSRRKSHRGTPGAVKTETASGDCPLQGLLNCLKEIPEARGRHPNPSRARDPQPQEEPGAWKRTSGGPGHHQTPPPHPGPGSGSVLAVVKMEDSWTQSPPVPTSCQLTMQIPSLSTSRDTRGVRAPYWGPVAQAGRASSSPLEALEACLKGIPPSVSSLPQPLAASWSQSPQPGDPGSRKPELRPHGSHSEEVTKEPLLHLAPRGCVREGPARPSGPRGTPTGFSSASSTDGDLDFGSPVGNQGQWPRKGSPLGSSPLQGLENCLKEIPVPRPQPAWPCSSAADRGPRRMELRNWAADKEGLRGEACEPAHPGQGGGEVPARSLHLASPQAFSSSCIPACHQRGLKDHRTARPGPERWLQDGAPTRPSPLHCLETSLREILPVRPLRFACLAGPGPSPSPSSSSSLSSSDGEDLRLEPEVWQQPLQERDRLPSCRHPVPLSPSPGRAPAGSSGSSPGEAPGRTEPQSCSNVSAGGRAEEVTEGRSQLPEREDSNCQPGAPISAREGRVGRAAESPCPAPRLEKRPRPEAGEEPRGLEPEHRRPSITARTQGRLLPRGQPKPDSESPQPELPPLAAVSPALPAACHCGKPLQQELHNLGAALEEKLDRLATALAGLAQEVANMRTQVDRLGRRPRGPGSKGQAPWPWTLPQGPRWGHGLGRRHMPYWRQKGPTRPKPKILRVQTEGCRAGDSPGLPRGRVRLAPQLPSDASPAEPSGPNHSPPQQPVSSAPSCYAALTGHPPLRHTGGHQVPPPPLVPVALPPQVASPATSADAEPTRISSQPKELNGLLGGVQRALQEELWGGEHRDPRWGAH; encoded by the exons GTGACCATCACCTTCAAGGACTTGGCCGTGAGGTTCTCTGAGGAGGAGTGGCGGCtcctggaggagaggcagagggagttcTACCGAGAGGTGATGCGTGAGAACTACGAGACTCTGGTATCTGTGG GGACAGCTGAGCTGCTccccctctctgctttcctgtcACCTATGGAGCCTGGAAGAGCAATAGGGGGAGGGGAACGTGCTGATAAAGGACAAGAGCCTCTTGCTAGGGGAGGCCCCCAGG GAGGAAAACCCCAGCATAGCTTGCACCTTACGGCCCTGGTGCAGCTGGTGAAGGAGATTCCAGAGTTCTTGTTCAGAGAAGTCAAGGGTACTGTGGACAGCCCTGAGAGCCGAGGAGCCAGCCTGGATGGGGATGGAGCAAGTTCCGAAG CAGCAGCTGTGGCAGTAGACAACTGTCCTCTCCAAAGCCAGCTCAGCTGCCTTCCGGACAGCCCCAGTGATTGGCAGAGCCTGGCCACCACGCCCAGTGGCAGCTCATCCTCCAGTGGCCTCCTCGGAGACAGGGGGCAGGGAAGCCCCCTCCCCATCC AAACTGTCAATAAACCATGGTCTACAGGGAAGGCAAGCCCAGGATCTCCAACTGGGGAGCCCAGCCCTCCTACCTGTagccccagcaggaggaagagccaCAGAGGCACCCCAGGGGCAG TAAAAACGGAGACAGCATCAGGGGACTGTCCCCTCCAGGGCCTGCTGAACTGCCTGAAGGAGATCCCAGAGGCCCGGGGCAGGCATCCCAACCCCTCTCGAGCAAGGGACCCACAGCCGCAagaggagccaggggcctggaaaagGACTTCCGGAG GGCCTGGACATCACCAGACACCGCCTCCCCACCCTGGTCCTGGCTCTGGCAGTGTGCTCGCTGTGGTGAAGATGGAAGACAGCTGGACCCAGAGTCCGCCAGTGCCCACATCCTGCCAGCTTACCATGCAGATTCCCAGCCTCTCTACCTCCAGAGACACCAGAGGGGTCCGAGCACCCTACTGGGGCCCCGTGGCTCAAG CTGGCAGGGCCTCAAGCTCACCTCTGGAAGCCCTGGAGGCCTGTCTGAAGGGCATTCCCCCAAGTGTGTCGTCCCTTCCCCAGCCACTGGCCGCCTCTTGGTCCCAGAGCCCCCAACCAGGAGACCCTGGGTCTCGGAAGCCCGAGCTGCGTCCTCACGGATCACATAGTGAAG AGGTAACCAAGGAACCTCTTCTGCATCTGGCCCCACGGGGCTGTGTGAGAGAAGGCCCTGCCCGGCCCTCAGGCCCCCGAGGCACCCCCACCGGCTTCTCCTCTGCCAGCAGCACTGATGGGGACCTGGATTTTGGAAGCCCTGTGGGAAACCAGGGACAGTGGCCCAGGAAAG GAAGCCCACTGGGAAGCTCCCCACTCCAGGGTCTAGAGAACTGTCTCAAAGAAATACCtgtgcccaggccacagcctgcctggccctgctcctcagCAGCAGACAGGGGACCAAGGAGAATGGAACTCAGGAACTGGGCAGCAGACAAGGAAG GACTGAGGGGCGAGGCCTGTGAGCCAGCCCATcccgggcagggtgggggagaagTACCCGCCAGGAGCCTCCATCTGGCCAGCCCACAGGCCTTCTCTTCCAGCTGCATCCCTGCCTGCCACCAGCGAGGGCTCAAAGACCACAGGACCGCCAGGCCAGGACCTGAGAGGTGGCTCCAAGATG GGGCACCCACCAGACCCtccccactgcactgcctggagACCTCTCTGCGGGAGATCTTGCCAGTGAGGCCCTTGCGCTTTGCCTGCttggctggccctggccccagccccagccctagctccagctccagcctgagCAGCTCTGACGGAGAAGACCTGAGGCTGGAGCCTGAGGTCTGGCAGCAGCCCCTGCAGG AGAGGGACCGCCTTCCCAGCTGTAGGCATCCTGTCCCTTTGTCCCCAAGCCCTGGTAGGGCCCctgctggcagcagtggcagcagtCCTGGTGAAGCCCCTGGGAGAACAGAACCCCAAAGCTGCAGCAACGTCAGTGCAG GAGGAAGAGCAGAAGAGGTGACGGAAGGCAGGTCCCAGTtgccagagagagaagacagcaaCTGCCAGCCTGGTGCCCCCATCAGTGCCAGAGAAGGAAGAGTCGGAA GAGCAGCTGAaagtccctgccctgccccaaggCTAGAGAAAAGGCCCAGGCCTGAGGCTGGTGAAGAACCCAGGGGCCTGGAGCCTGAGCACAGAAGGCCCAGTATTACAG CCAGGACCCAAGGGAGgctgctccccaggggccagcccAAGCCAGACAGTGAGTCTccccagccagagctgccccctcTGGCAGCCGTCTCCCCTGCATTGCCAGCTGCGTGCCACTGTGGGAAGCCCTTGCAGCAGGAGCTGCACAACCTCGGTGCCGCCCTCGAGGAGAAGCTGGATCGGCTTGCTACGGCCCTGGCAGGCCTGGCTCAGGAAGTGGCCAACATGAGGACCCAAGTGGATCGGCTGGGGAGGCGCCCACGGGGCCCTGGGTCAAAGGGCCAGGCTCCCTGGCCATGGACCCTCCCCCAGGGACCGCGCTGGGGCCATGGCCTTGGTCGCAGACATATGCCCTACTGGAGACAGAAAGGCCCCACCAGGCCTAAACCAAAGATCCTCCGGGTGCAGACAGAAGGCTGCAGGGCTGGCGATTCCCCAGGACTCCCCCGTGGGAGGGTACGCCTGGCGCCTCAGCTACCTTCGGATGCTTCCCCTGCAGAGCCTTCTGGGCCCAACCACAGCCCACCCCAGCAGCCTGTCTCCTCAGCACCCAGCTGCTATGCTGCGCTGACTGGGCACCCTCCCCTCAGACATACTGGGGGCCaccaggtgccccctccccctttAGTGCCTGTTGCCTTacctccccaggtggcctctcCTGCCACCAGTGCAGATGCAGAACCAACCAGGATCTCAAGCCAGCCCAAGGAGCTGAACGGCCTGCTGGGGGGTGTACAGAGAGCCCTCCAGGAGGAGCTGTGGGGTGGTGAGCATAGGGACCCACGGTGGGGGGCTCATTAA
- the KRBA1 gene encoding protein KRBA1 isoform X4 produces the protein MRSAGGGLGEVRGGSGCASPAPPLRPELPNPPPAPSRATAAVCPGAACGLGAGEGVWARAGNWVSRRAAGRLSPAMARQVTITFKDLAVRFSEEEWRLLEERQREFYREVMRENYETLVSVGTAELLPLSAFLSPMEPGRAIGGGERADKGQEPLARGGPQGGKPQHSLHLTALVQLVKEIPEFLFREVKGTVDSPESRGASLDGDGASSEAAAVAVDNCPLQSQLSCLPDSPSDWQSLATTPSGSSSSSGLLGDRGQGSPLPIRTSPGSSPLQGLISSQKEIPVPRPQHPEVAPKPLPPPPSLVSSKLTKVELGPASLPWPVKTETASGDCPLQGLLNCLKEIPEARGRHPNPSRARDPQPQEEPGAWKRTSGGPGHHQTPPPHPGPGSGSVLAVVKMEDSWTQSPPVPTSCQLTMQIPSLSTSRDTRGVRAPYWGPVAQAGRASSSPLEALEACLKGIPPSVSSLPQPLAASWSQSPQPGDPGSRKPELRPHGSHSEEVTKEPLLHLAPRGCVREGPARPSGPRGTPTGFSSASSTDGDLDFGSPVGNQGQWPRKGSPLGSSPLQGLENCLKEIPVPRPQPAWPCSSAADRGPRRMELRNWAADKEGLRGEACEPAHPGQGGGEVPARSLHLASPQAFSSSCIPACHQRGLKDHRTARPGPERWLQDGAPTRPSPLHCLETSLREILPVRPLRFACLAGPGPSPSPSSSSSLSSSDGEDLRLEPEVWQQPLQERDRLPSCRHPVPLSPSPGRAPAGSSGSSPGEAPGRTEPQSCSNVSAGGRAEEVTEGRSQLPEREDSNCQPGAPISAREGRVGRAAESPCPAPRLEKRPRPEAGEEPRGLEPEHRRPSITARTQGRLLPRGQPKPDSESPQPELPPLAAVSPALPAACHCGKPLQQELHNLGAALEEKLDRLATALAGLAQEVANMRTQVDRLGRRPRGPGSKGQAPWPWTLPQGPRWGHGLGRRHMPYWRQKGPTRPKPKILRVQTEGCRAGDSPGLPRGRVRLAPQLPSDASPAEPSGPNHSPPQQPVSSAPSCYAALTGHPPLRHTGGHQVPPPPLVPVALPPQVASPATSADAEPTRISSQPKELNGLLGGVQRALQEELWGGEHRDPRWGAH, from the exons GTGACCATCACCTTCAAGGACTTGGCCGTGAGGTTCTCTGAGGAGGAGTGGCGGCtcctggaggagaggcagagggagttcTACCGAGAGGTGATGCGTGAGAACTACGAGACTCTGGTATCTGTGG GGACAGCTGAGCTGCTccccctctctgctttcctgtcACCTATGGAGCCTGGAAGAGCAATAGGGGGAGGGGAACGTGCTGATAAAGGACAAGAGCCTCTTGCTAGGGGAGGCCCCCAGG GAGGAAAACCCCAGCATAGCTTGCACCTTACGGCCCTGGTGCAGCTGGTGAAGGAGATTCCAGAGTTCTTGTTCAGAGAAGTCAAGGGTACTGTGGACAGCCCTGAGAGCCGAGGAGCCAGCCTGGATGGGGATGGAGCAAGTTCCGAAG CAGCAGCTGTGGCAGTAGACAACTGTCCTCTCCAAAGCCAGCTCAGCTGCCTTCCGGACAGCCCCAGTGATTGGCAGAGCCTGGCCACCACGCCCAGTGGCAGCTCATCCTCCAGTGGCCTCCTCGGAGACAGGGGGCAGGGAAGCCCCCTCCCCATCC GAACCTCTCCTGGGAGCAGCCCCTTACAGGGCCTCATCAGCAGTCAGAAAGAAATCCCTgtgcccaggccccagcacccTGAGGTGGCACCAAAACCACTGCCTCCTCCCCCAAGCCTGGTCTCCTCGAAGCTGACCAAAGTGGAGCTGGGGCCTGccagcctgccctggccag TAAAAACGGAGACAGCATCAGGGGACTGTCCCCTCCAGGGCCTGCTGAACTGCCTGAAGGAGATCCCAGAGGCCCGGGGCAGGCATCCCAACCCCTCTCGAGCAAGGGACCCACAGCCGCAagaggagccaggggcctggaaaagGACTTCCGGAG GGCCTGGACATCACCAGACACCGCCTCCCCACCCTGGTCCTGGCTCTGGCAGTGTGCTCGCTGTGGTGAAGATGGAAGACAGCTGGACCCAGAGTCCGCCAGTGCCCACATCCTGCCAGCTTACCATGCAGATTCCCAGCCTCTCTACCTCCAGAGACACCAGAGGGGTCCGAGCACCCTACTGGGGCCCCGTGGCTCAAG CTGGCAGGGCCTCAAGCTCACCTCTGGAAGCCCTGGAGGCCTGTCTGAAGGGCATTCCCCCAAGTGTGTCGTCCCTTCCCCAGCCACTGGCCGCCTCTTGGTCCCAGAGCCCCCAACCAGGAGACCCTGGGTCTCGGAAGCCCGAGCTGCGTCCTCACGGATCACATAGTGAAG AGGTAACCAAGGAACCTCTTCTGCATCTGGCCCCACGGGGCTGTGTGAGAGAAGGCCCTGCCCGGCCCTCAGGCCCCCGAGGCACCCCCACCGGCTTCTCCTCTGCCAGCAGCACTGATGGGGACCTGGATTTTGGAAGCCCTGTGGGAAACCAGGGACAGTGGCCCAGGAAAG GAAGCCCACTGGGAAGCTCCCCACTCCAGGGTCTAGAGAACTGTCTCAAAGAAATACCtgtgcccaggccacagcctgcctggccctgctcctcagCAGCAGACAGGGGACCAAGGAGAATGGAACTCAGGAACTGGGCAGCAGACAAGGAAG GACTGAGGGGCGAGGCCTGTGAGCCAGCCCATcccgggcagggtgggggagaagTACCCGCCAGGAGCCTCCATCTGGCCAGCCCACAGGCCTTCTCTTCCAGCTGCATCCCTGCCTGCCACCAGCGAGGGCTCAAAGACCACAGGACCGCCAGGCCAGGACCTGAGAGGTGGCTCCAAGATG GGGCACCCACCAGACCCtccccactgcactgcctggagACCTCTCTGCGGGAGATCTTGCCAGTGAGGCCCTTGCGCTTTGCCTGCttggctggccctggccccagccccagccctagctccagctccagcctgagCAGCTCTGACGGAGAAGACCTGAGGCTGGAGCCTGAGGTCTGGCAGCAGCCCCTGCAGG AGAGGGACCGCCTTCCCAGCTGTAGGCATCCTGTCCCTTTGTCCCCAAGCCCTGGTAGGGCCCctgctggcagcagtggcagcagtCCTGGTGAAGCCCCTGGGAGAACAGAACCCCAAAGCTGCAGCAACGTCAGTGCAG GAGGAAGAGCAGAAGAGGTGACGGAAGGCAGGTCCCAGTtgccagagagagaagacagcaaCTGCCAGCCTGGTGCCCCCATCAGTGCCAGAGAAGGAAGAGTCGGAA GAGCAGCTGAaagtccctgccctgccccaaggCTAGAGAAAAGGCCCAGGCCTGAGGCTGGTGAAGAACCCAGGGGCCTGGAGCCTGAGCACAGAAGGCCCAGTATTACAG CCAGGACCCAAGGGAGgctgctccccaggggccagcccAAGCCAGACAGTGAGTCTccccagccagagctgccccctcTGGCAGCCGTCTCCCCTGCATTGCCAGCTGCGTGCCACTGTGGGAAGCCCTTGCAGCAGGAGCTGCACAACCTCGGTGCCGCCCTCGAGGAGAAGCTGGATCGGCTTGCTACGGCCCTGGCAGGCCTGGCTCAGGAAGTGGCCAACATGAGGACCCAAGTGGATCGGCTGGGGAGGCGCCCACGGGGCCCTGGGTCAAAGGGCCAGGCTCCCTGGCCATGGACCCTCCCCCAGGGACCGCGCTGGGGCCATGGCCTTGGTCGCAGACATATGCCCTACTGGAGACAGAAAGGCCCCACCAGGCCTAAACCAAAGATCCTCCGGGTGCAGACAGAAGGCTGCAGGGCTGGCGATTCCCCAGGACTCCCCCGTGGGAGGGTACGCCTGGCGCCTCAGCTACCTTCGGATGCTTCCCCTGCAGAGCCTTCTGGGCCCAACCACAGCCCACCCCAGCAGCCTGTCTCCTCAGCACCCAGCTGCTATGCTGCGCTGACTGGGCACCCTCCCCTCAGACATACTGGGGGCCaccaggtgccccctccccctttAGTGCCTGTTGCCTTacctccccaggtggcctctcCTGCCACCAGTGCAGATGCAGAACCAACCAGGATCTCAAGCCAGCCCAAGGAGCTGAACGGCCTGCTGGGGGGTGTACAGAGAGCCCTCCAGGAGGAGCTGTGGGGTGGTGAGCATAGGGACCCACGGTGGGGGGCTCATTAA